aaggagtagatttctgtcaaagttaaaaaaacacaaaaagcaaaagaaagaaacaaaacaaacaaatacggtatatataatgaggaatcagaaattaattctgataagtAGGAtactccagagtagtggactcaacctctggagtaaaatcatccaaaaatagtttcaacctttgtccattaactttaaaaacattaccattctctggattttctatctcaatggccccaaaaggataaacagtttttacaacaaaggggcCGATCCATCGGGATCGAAGCTTGCCAGGAAAtaaatggagccttgaattatacaacaaaactttttgggaaggctcaaaagatttttgaaaaagatttttgtcatgaaaatttttcattctctccttggcaatgcgagagttttcgtaagcttcattcctgatttcttccaactcattaagctgaaacttacgaagagagcaagctttatccacatcaaaattaaatcacctgattgcccaataagctttgtgttccaattccacaggtaagtggcaTGCCTTTctaaaaatgagtcgatatgggAACATACCAATCGggattttaaaagcagtacggtatgcccaaagtgcgtcggttagtcgtaaagaccaatctttgcggcttgggttaaccgtcttttctaaacttttttgatctcccaattagatacctcaacttggccacttgtttgtggatAATAAGGGTtagcaaccttatgagtaataccatattttcgcattaaagcctcgaaaggcttattacaaaaatgtttacccccatcactgataatggctcgaggtgttccaaaacttgataaaatattttctttcaaaaatttcagtaccactttgtgatcatttttttgcatggaacagcttcaatccatttggacacataatccacagctaccaaaatgtagagattgccaaaagaaactgggaagggtcccatgaagtcgatgccccaacaatcaaatatttcaacaaccaaaattggatttaatggcatcatactCCGGCGGGTAAtacctcccaacttttgacaacgctTACAAgaaaattcatgggtgtccttgaaaatggtaggccaatagaaaccacattgcaaaattttaaaagcagttttctttccagaaaaatggccaccacatgccccagagtgacaaaaagatatcacactttgaaattcgttattgggaacacatcgtctaattatctaATCTAGGCAATACTTgaacagatatggatcatcccaaaagaattttcttacctccataaaaaatttcctcttatcttgttgagtctaaatttgaggaatttcacctgtagcaagaaaattagcaatgtcagcgtaccatggcacttgagatatactaaaaagttgctcatctggaaatgtgtctttaataggaactgtctctatggaatctgaaagaacaagtctagacagatgatcagcaacaacattctcaactccttttttatctttgattattagatcaaattcttgcagcaaaaggatccatctaagcaacctgggctttgcatcttttttcgctaaaaggtactttaacgcagcatgatcagtaaagatgacaatttgagatccgatcaaataagagcgaaatttgttaagtgcaaaaattactgcaagtagctctttttcagttgttgaataattcatttgagcactgtttaaagttctacttgcataataaataacacaaggctttttgaTCTTACGTTGAcccaacacagctccaacagcataatcactagcatcacacataatctcaaatggtaaattccaatcaggtgatcgcataattggggctgagatcaacataccttttagctttgtaaaagctaactcacaatcatcagtccacacaaaagaattttcctttgacaataaattgcacaaaggtttAGAAATTTTGCTGAAGCCTTTgatgaacctcctgtaaaaacctgcatgacctagaaaagatctgatatccctgatgttctttgggatgggcaatttagaaattaattcaattttggccttgtccacttcaaaaccttgagaagaaacaatgtgaccaagaacaatcccttgagtgaccataaaattgacacttctcccagtttaaaatcaaattcttttctttgcatctaatcaacactctttccaaatgagtcaaacattcatcaaatgaatcaccaaaaatagaaaaatcatccatgaatatttcaacgaaacgctctaccatgtcactgaatatactcatcatgcatcgttgaaatgtagcaggagcattacagagtccgaatggcatccttcggtatgcaaaggtaccaaatggacatgtaaaagtggtcttttcttaatcttcaggagcaatctcaatttggttatatccagaataatcatctaggaagcaatagaatttatggcccgctacacgttcaatgatttgatccatgaatggtaggggaaaatgatcctttctggtgacagaattcagttttctgtagtcaatgcacacatgccaaccagtagtaactctagttgggatcaattcattatcagcattcttaactacagtcacaccagatttcttgggtaccacttgcgtgggactaacccatttgctgtccgaaatagggtaaatgatccctacatccagaagttttaacacctctgctcTGACAACCTCTTTAATGTTGGGGTTCAATCTACGCTGCATTTCTCTAGGgggtttagaattgtcctctagataaatcctgtgggtacaaatcaaaggactgacacctttgatatcagctatggtccatcctattgcttctttgtgttcaatgagaacaccaatcaatttgcactcctgaatttcatctaattttgatgaaatgaccactggtaatggctctgcttggcctaaaaatgcatatttgagatcagcaggtagaggtttcaagtcgagttttggtatttgcacacttgaagggagagacacgacatcatgaggcggtaattcctcaaaacgtgttctccatttatcagtgtccattatatgagtagattctagcaaaaaattcatagatgcaagtacagaatcatcatcaaaattttcaccatgaaccaaacaagcctcaagtgggtcagaaaaacttgacaaatcaaatttattttgaacaagagtttggatcagatttacttcatgcacatcatcatcatcaccaggttgtttacaaatattaaaaatattcaactccaaagtcatgttgccaaaagatattatcatcacaccactcctacaatttattaaagcatttgaggtcgcaaggaatggcctacccaaaattataggaatttgagtgcaaacatcaaacacaggttctgtgtccaaaacaatgaaatccactgggaaataaaatttgcctacttgaactagcacatcctcaactatccctctcggtattttaattgaacggtcagcaagttggagtgttaccttggtgggtttaagttcaccaagacccaactgctcatataccgagtagggtaggaggttaacactacctccaaggtcaagtaaagctttttcaattttacaatttccaatcacgcaggaaattgttggacaacccgggtctttgtacttaggaagagaattgttctggaggatggtgcttacctgctcagtgagaaaagccttcttctgcaccttcatcgtacgcttcactgtgcataaatctttcaaaaacttagcatacgatggaatttgtttgattgcatccaacaaaggaatgttgatttttacctgtttgaaaatttcaagaatatcagcattttgaaccaacttgtgagaatgttgcaatctttggggaaatggagcaggtattggggctttcacaggcatatctaattcaaccttctcaagttcaccatcactcttggaatttaaagagttgttggtcttatcaactttcgttgttgaaatactcttatcaattatttttccactgcgtaaagtggtgatggacttggcatgttcaaattttgaatcagagggatttgaattttttacctcaaatttacctttgggattcggctgaggttgtgcaggaaacttacccttctcttgagcatgcaatgcagaggtcaagtcgctaatagaacttctcatcttAGTAATGGCCTGtattgtctgagtgttgatatttgcttatccctgcataaaagcctgtaatgtttcctcaagggttttcttatgtggaggcacataaggactagaagaagatgacccttgaggattttgattttgattggactcattcctccaactaaaattggggtgatttctccatctaggattatatgtttccgaataaggagaagaaaatggtctcctataggaattcatgacatttggttgttcgtgcaacacctctttaaaagcagggattgttggacaatcctgagttaggtgtccactaatctcacaaatgccacaattttcttcttctttttcactggcCTTAACCGGATTTACCTTCCTAACCTCCATGActtcgacttttcttgtcagacttgctatcctagcattcacatcatcatttcctttaagaacatacataccttcttgagacatggcaccgggtttgggcttatttgattgatcagaacgatctgtgttatcccaagattgggcattttcagctaactggtcaaaatagtcccaagcgtcatcaggatctttatttagaaaatcaccgttacacatcatttctacaaactgacgcatttgagatgttaaaccttcatagaagaaactaatggtgcgccaagtctcgtagccatgatgtgggcaagttagcaacaattctttaaaatgttctcaacactgaaaaaatgtttcattttccttttgagaaaaattcataatatttctgcgaagagtgttggtcctatgagtaggaaaaaaccTTTTTAGAAATtccctttgcatttcttgccatgtgccaatagatcttggtctcaaggagttcaaccaatttttagctttttctttcaaagagaatggaaataactttaatctaacaacatcatcattgatagtttggttttgtaaagttgcacaaacttcttcaaattcttttagatgcaaataaggactttctgaatctaagccatgaaacttgggaagtaattggattactcccggttttaaatcaaaatttcccatattcgtaggaaaaatcatgcaagatggagtacttgtccttgtaggctgcaaatattcgcgcaaagttctcattggcggattattttgtgcctcttcattttcttgttcgtcatgaacactacgattgtcagccatggtattagaatcagaatttttagaatcacctgacaaagtatcaaccaattcttttaaaacaatttcctctcttctcaatctacccgtttgatcacgttgccacgagatcattcatcatagaggatcgaatacattcaaaaagtaaaaacaaaatgcaaaacaagcaagaaagtaaaagaaaaaattttggaacaagattaccaaatggtatgaacatggaagcaatgttacatgctctGTTTTCCGTAAAAAATCATAcctgcaaaaagaaaatgaaaaacaattagcaaaagattactaaattttttttttcttttctaaaaaaaaattatcacacaTTGCAATCCtcggcaacggtgccaaaaacttgttgcgcctaaactttgactcaaattaatgaactaaAAATTTAGTGCATTTTAACCTGCAAGTAtataggtgttgtagtatcttacaggatcgaatccacagggattgatttttgtgataaagaaaataaatttagacaatgaaacgaagttacgaaaagaaacgtgcaatcaaatgaagattgataaaataactgaatcaaactaaaatgataaaatgaattgatatggagaaagactaaggtttcgaggatccgtctaataatttatgatattgtttccgatcgatttacttcaattaaactagaataatgattccgtttaattggaagatttagcatttaagatcaagaaaaataattgcttatgattgagcgtgaacaattgatgattaaaacatttaaaaatctatttgaataccacggggattcctcaagcattcactgtattcagaaattacaatgaatcaagacgagtatatagataatcaaaatatctaataataaaatctttcaatcaatcaagctcgcagaataaattttacgtgaatccaaaaacaatatttaaatcattaaacttcacctctaaccttagtatggaaatttagccaatcatatttattataagtgctatagaaaccatataaatattattcattagaaaactaaaatgaaatacaagaaatactaggcaataatttagaaacaataaaatttaaaactcagTTGATGCGAATAGAATAAAATCCATGTCATTGTTGAAATGAAGCTAGCAAGGCTGGGGAGTTCTCTTCAACTCCCAACTGATTGACTCCTTTTAAAAACAGCACTGTGGAAAATTACAGCCGACACTCAACTCCAACAACAAGCAACCGACTCTCCAGCCAGCAGAATAAcatttctttcactcacacATCCCACTGACCAACCGACTCTTCAAACTCAAAGAAACTTTGACCGACTTAACTCAGTGACCGACTCCAATCCGATCCAGAAAATTCTGCTGGTTCACGTTAACTCCAACTCAAGCACCACCGACTCCAAGCACAACCCTCAGCTCCCTCTCcctccaatcaaattaatccaGCTGATGGAACCTACTTTCTTTCTAATCCAAcgtctcactctccctctctccaaccGAATTCACACAGCCCCCACCAATTATGATCTCTCAACTTTTAACTCCAGCAAATCACCTCTCACCTATTCAATTATGCACTGACCGACACAactatctcttctctccctctctactcatgaccaacacacctcaactccTCTCTATGTCCCACGTAACCCTCTCACTCTACAGCTCTCCAACcgattgcttcttttttttttttttcagctaaTCACCTCTCACCGAttgctctctgtttttttttttttttttcagctaaTCACCTCTCACCGATTGCTCTCCTTTTTCTTTACGTCCAgcaacatacatatatatagctacTTCTAGTCGTCCaaactccatcctccaatcacaattcctttttctttcaatcaccACCGATTTTCCTCTTCACTTTCCTTCAATCACGAtacctctctttctttacacaccaaccaactaatattcaactcatgcaccgatttctctcttcaattcaatcaagcacctattttctctcatcactcctacacgtctcccttgttgaaaaattaaacacggcacttctctactcacccactctcctatctcttctctccgtccactttagctgtaccaaccttctttcttttttttttttttttttttttttatttttatcagccCACATGCCTTCACGTTTTAGCTCCATTTTTagactttaatgttgcacctccaaaaattctcaagcctCCGTGAGTTTCGTTCAACCATGAAGATCACATGtatcttgaataatcaaaggaagaaaataaccactgattcttcattttgtgtcttctttttcagctgccaagtacgtccttccttcctctcaattagtatgcatttttgatcaaaagttccaaccggatctcatttgaattttatttaaactgaaattaagaagaaagaaataacactcaaaaataaattatcaaaaacagattatatatgtgaggaaatattgtcccattaaatcatagttataaaattaagcataaatatgatatcaatcaattaaaaatcacaactcgtatttatgcttattaactatttttccttctaaaaccaataatagtgtcatgaaaaatttaaaatacattggttttaaatagctaaaatatgcaatatttcagctcaatcacttaataataaagaaaaatctcttAAGAGTTGCTAACACCATTTTAAACATCAAACTTATAAAAGAcaatccattaaaaaaatattcttacagtttttgaattataaaaactCAACCCAAACCGATTTAAAACActgttcatttaataaaaaggCTAATAGGTAGAACGCATGAAATCCATAAAACACCGTTCAAAAAAATATTCGGTTAAACCTTTCAAAATAAAAGGGTGTCAAAATAGTTATCCTAAAAGCATTGATATATAAATGTTTTCTGAAATGACTAAAAGGGGATAAAAAGTGGAAAGATGATGGATAAAATTGTAATGTCATTTGAAGAATAATACCCTAGTAGTACACGagaaagatttttaaaaaatcaaaaatttcttcttctaGTCAACAAGCTCTtgagaaggaaaacaaaacatTGTAGGGGAAGATTACCAACAGACGCCAACGGGATGAAGGCTGGAAGAAACACAATGCAGGGCTTCGCAGAAAAGATCACAAGCGGTGGCATAAGCTTACAAGGAAGAAGAACTTGCATCAATTTACCCAAACAAAGGACATCGTGCAGGGGAGAGGAGCACTGTGCAATTGAGCTGGGTTGAGAGTGGCGTGCGACAGCCTTGACCAGGGTGGCTGAAAACATAGAGATTTGATGCGAGACAGAGTGGGAGTGAACGGAGAGAGATAcagtgagagaaagagagatggaGAGTGTGAGGGAGAGAGGTTCGGTCAGTTGCTCACCAAGGAGAAGGATGCACGCAGCAGTGGTCGAGATGGAGGTTGAAGGTGACATCGCTTGGCTGGGTTGCGGTGAGCGAGTGgcaaacagaaaaagaaagttgTTCTATGTTTGGCAAGTAAAACAAAGGGTCCTCTGCGAGGTTGAGAGGTCTGGCCAGAGGTTTAAACTGTTGCAAGATGGAGACAGGGTGGTTGCCTTCCGTGAAGCTAGGCAGCATCAGAGCCCTGGTGGGTCCTTGGTGGTGAAGGGAGGAGACTCGAGCTATTGGACATCACGTGGGGTAGTTGCTATTTGTTACCGTGGCTATAGGTTCTTCATAGATGTGGAGGGTAGTAGTTAAATCGGTGGTTCTCGATGAGTTGGGGTGGCTAGAGGCTTCATGTGGGCTGAGCAGCATGTGGTAGTGTTTCACTTAAAGATGCGACTTGAAGTTTCTTCACCCAGGAGAGGTAataatttgcatatatataggaatttcaaaacaaaaacccTAGAGAGGATGCATGAAGAAAAAGATCGTGATAGTTGGTTCACACGGGAATAGGTTTGGGCTTATGGGTGATCAGGTAGGGCCATTCAAAAATTTGTGCCTAGGTTTTGGATAGTGTAGGAAATCAATAAAAGGGCATTTCGCTGAATATTGGACCTCGACTCAaactaagaaaacaaaaaatccaaCTTGTTCAAAAATGATCTTGgcccataaaaagatttttaaccaAAATGTCCAAGTCGAAGGAAATCATAATTTACCgaaagaaatattttaggtTTGTAGTCTacttaaaaagaatatatatttgaaaactcaaaAAGGTTTCTCACACATATAAATCCAAAAATCCTTTAAAAGAACTTGGCACTGGACTCAAGTATTACAGATATGATTAGCTAaagtagttattttatattaaaaaaatgatgcaactaatcacattaatagaatatGCAAGAGCGCACAAAAatgactacacataaaatttttgtatatatatatatacacaatgaaTGTACGTATagttattgaaaaagaaaacaaaagaatatgattaaaaaaaaaaaaggagatccATTCATGAGGTTTCCTAGCATGCAGCTCGCTTGAAGATTGAAAGACATACAGATGtaagagtttttatttaaatgctgTGTCCCACACACCCATTTTAATAGAGTTTGAAATAACTCAAACTTATCAGATAAAATATGAGTGATAACGAGATAAGAAAACTTCTAAgcgataagattaaaactctatatctctaattatagtcagacACAAATTCTGAtatttcttgatggtcagaaatctataaatagcactgagaggttaaagggttctcacctacaacattagagtgccttttgccatcgCGAGACACTTGTGAGGCAAGATTGTTAGGGTGATCCTTCCCTCATAGCCAGATCTAATTCTTCATCGAATTGATGGAGAAAGGTACGCATTTATTCATCActgtttattattatagataatataaaatcaaagatcCATGTATTAATgctcatgttaaaatatttaacatgtggtatcagagcaacaggttatagattttttatgatcttgaTATAATATTGCACATGCCAATATCACTTTGATATATCTTTTGGTcgtgaaagataaaaatatatattgctttGTACCGATATTATGCATTAATGCCACAcatgcataaaattataattttgattctATGTAGTATTAATGCATTGATATTCATGATCTGTatatggaatatatatatatatatatgaaattgcATATGTGAATTTCTGTATATTTATGCATatgaaattgtattttttttataaactctaaactGTTTTTGAGATGAAACTAAATGGATGTTGTTTTCCTCAgctttgtttattaaaaaaaaaaaaaaattctagctGCTGGGTCTGGTTTTACCACCATGTGTGTGGTGGCTGTGGCTCATCGTGCTAGTGGCATAAAGGAGCTAAGAAGCCCAATCGTCGAAACACACTGTGCCAGCGGTATGGAGGAGATGGCCTTGAGGGGCAGCGTAAAGGGGCTGTATAGTCCGGAATGGGCGCCACTCAAAGCCATTTGTTGGTGGCTCTCATCGACTAAGGGGAGGTCAAGCGCCATGAGGAGGTTGAGAACCTCCTCACCGGCGTCTCTGTAACGGTAGTAGAGGTCTCCAAAGCCCACTACCGAGGTGTTTTGtgtataataaaaagaaaaaaaaagggaaagggtTGAAAGGAGGTGGACCTCGACGGCGGGTGGAGGCTGGGGACGCCTTGCCGCTCTCCTCCTCGCTGGCAAGGACCACCGTGAGTTGCCGTGACCCTTGATGTGCTATGTGCTTGTTGAGGGAAGAAGAAACTACCTGGTGTGTCGCTGGTTCTTATCTAAGGAAGCATATCAATTTTATTACTTAGGTTTTCAGTAATTGTGTaatgggtttgggtttgggCTTGGGCCATAGGCTTTGGCCCagtccaagaaagaaaaaatgcaaACGGGTCAATGGGCCACTGATGTGGCCCAGCCCAATAATAgaaccaaaataataaaaaggggTGGGATGGGCCTGTACAGTAGGTCTGGCCCAGGTCAACATATATAGTTGACTTGGGTCTTAGTCCGATTTtctgaaccggtccggtttagACCCGGACCGatcagattattttattttattattatttttttaataatatttttaaaaaaatttattttatatacatgttattattgttatttacatgtatgaaaattttattatttctaaggCTGAAGTTTTGGCCATAGGGACTTTTCGTTTAATTTTGAGTACTGGTCATTGTTTAGACCTTCATAATACATTTTTTGTGCCTTCTGTGAGGCGtaatttaatttccctttctagATTGGACACTGATGGttattccttttcatttcataaTGGTAGTTTCAATTTGTTCAGAGACTCTTTATCTATTGGTTCTGGGTTTCTTTCCGATGGTCTTTATCGATTTTGTCTCGATAATTCATTTGTTCATAATACATATACCCATAACCATGAATTGGAACTGAAAGAAACATGACGAATGAACATTCTTATGACTTGTGGCATAAGAGATTGGGgcacatctccaaagaaaaattagagagaTTAGTAAAAGAAGTGATACTTCTGcatttagattttactaatcTTGAAGCATGTGTGGATTGCATTAAAGGAAAGCAAACCAAACATACTAAGAAAGGTGACACAAGAAGTAAAGAGTTTCTTGAAATAATTTACAcagatatatgtggaccattctccactgaatgttttggtggagaaaagtattttatcaccTTTATAGATTATTTTTCACAGTTTGGATAAATCTATCTACTACATCAGAAATCTCAAGTTGTTTCAGTACTTGAGGTATTTCTGATGGAGGTGGAAATGCAGTTAGATAGAAAGGTAAAAATCATCAGATCGGATCGAGGTGGAGAATACTATGGAAAGTATGACGAATCGGGTCGTAACTCTGGCCCATTCGCCAAACTTCTTGAATAGGGTGGTATTGTTACACTGTACATGATGCCAGGGACGCCACAGTAGAACAGTGTTGCTGAAAGACGTAATTAGACTTTATTGGATACGGTTAGAAGTATGGTAAGCAATTCTACCTTACCCAAGTCATCGTGGGGTGAAGCCATTAAGATGTCAACTTATATCTTAAACTGGGTTCCTAGTAAGTGAGTTCCAAAAACTCCTTTCGAGCTATGGACTGGTAGAATATCAATTTTAAGACACATGCATGTTAGGGGTTGCCTAACAGAAGTGAGACTTTAcaacccacatgaaaagaaattggatcCTAGAACAGTAAGTGGATACTTTCTTGGCTACCCAGAGAGATCCAAAGGGTATAGGTTTTACTGTCCTAATCACAGTCCGAGAATAGTGGAAACAAGGAATGCCAAATTCATTGAACTTGGCGAAATCATTGGAAAAATGGAACCTAGAGATGTGATCATTGAGGAAGTACGAGTAAATGTCCCTATACCTACATCCTCAGAAAAGATAATGGTTCCTCTAATTGATTATCACAATGATACATTGGAACAGGGAAATGATCACCCATCTTAGAATGATAATACCACTAATGAACCAAGTTCGGAGTTACTAGAATAGATAGTCTTATGAAGATCTCAGAGAGATCGGAGACCTGACTGCTATTTTAGCAGACTATGTGGTATATCTCCAAGAATCTGAATTTGACATTGGGACAAGTGAAGATCCACTAACGTTTTCACAAGCTATAGAAAGATGTGATTCTAGTAAATAGATCGATGTTATGAAAGAAGAgttgaaatccatggatcaaAATCAAGTTTGGGATCTCGTTGAGTTGCCTGAAGGGTGTAAAAGAGTCAGGTGTCAATGGGTCTTTAAGACCAAACGTGACTCTAAAGGTAACGTTGAACGACATAAGGCCAGACTTGTTGCTAAGGGTTTCACCCAGAAAGAAGGCATTGATTACAAAGAGACATTTTCTCCAGTATCTAAAAATGACTCTTTCAGA
This genomic interval from Carya illinoinensis cultivar Pawnee chromosome 10, C.illinoinensisPawnee_v1, whole genome shotgun sequence contains the following:
- the LOC122280024 gene encoding uncharacterized protein LOC122280024 isoform X2, which produces MSPSTSISTTAACILLLATLVKAVARHSQPSSIAQCSSPLHDVLCLGKLMQVLLPCKLMPPLVIFSAKPCIVFLPAFIPLASVGMIFYGKQSM
- the LOC122280024 gene encoding uncharacterized protein LOC122280024 isoform X1 is translated as MSPSTSISTTAACILLLGEQLTEPLSLTLSISLSLTVSLSVHSHSVSHQISMFSATLVKAVARHSQPSSIAQCSSPLHDVLCLGKLMQVLLPCKLMPPLVIFSAKPCIVFLPAFIPLASVGMIFYGKQSM